Within the Thermanaeromonas toyohensis ToBE genome, the region CCCATGGTGATGTCTCGGAACTTTAAACCAGGCTTCCGAATAAATTTGCACATAAAGGACTTGGCTAATGCTTTGTCAGCCGCCCATGAGATGGGGGTTCCTGTACCTTTAACTTCATTGGTCATGGAAATCCTTCAGGCCCTAAAGGTGGATGGGCTGGGTGATGCTGACCATAGCGCCATCGTGCGTTTCTATGAAAAGCTCGCCCAAGTGGAGGTAAGAAAGCAGTAAGAGTAGCCTTTAGAAAATCCGCCATACAGATACTTAGGGTTGGAGACCGGGGGAAAGTGTATCCGGCCCTAATTTTTTGTTGCCGGTCTTTTTCCCACATGTTATGCTAGGGTGAGGGGGATTTGGTATGTTTTTTCCCATGTTGTGGCCTCTAATATTTCTTTTTTTATTTATCCCCGTGCTGTTGGCTTCCTTTTTCTTGAACCTGGCTGTCTTTTCTTTTGCTAAACTGGGTTTATCTCCTTTGGGGGCTTTGGCTTTACTTTTAGCTTCTATTGTAGGTAGCCTCATCAATATCCCTATTTCTCGCCGCCGTATTTACCACCAGCCCTGGCCGGAAAATATTTTTTTCTTTTTCTTCTATTATCCCCCACGGGTGAATTACCAGCTTATCTGCATCAATGTAGGAGGCGCGGTCATTCCTATACTTTTTTCCCTTTATCTGTTGCTAACCGGCCGGGCGCCCTTAGGTCCAGCTAGCCTGGCTACCCTGGTAATAACAGTGGTCTCCAAGGCTTTAGCCCGGGTGGTTCCGGGGTTAGGCATTTCTTTGCCCACCTTTATCCCGCCCATAATGGCAGCCCTAGCGGCATTACTTGTGGCTCCTCACGATGCTGCACCTGTAGCTTATGTGGCCGGGGCCTTAGGAACTCTTCTCGGGGCTGATATCTTAAACCTAAGGGCCTTGTCCCGCCTCCAAGCCCAGGTGGTAAGCATCGGTGGCGCCGGAGTTTTTGATGGGATTTTTCTAGTGGCTTTAGCTGCAGCGCTGCTAAGCTAATCCCCAAGAGACAGGCCAGGTCGGCGGCCTGTCAGGCGTATATATAAACGTGAGGATATATGATGTTAGGGTTAGGACTTTTCCACCTTAAAGTTTCCGGTCACACTCCTGTTCCATTATGTGTATGGTTTATGCGGCAGCACCTCTTAAGGGGTGAAAGGGAATGGACAAAGAGCTAGCAGCGCTGGAAGAGGCCATAGAAGATATTGCCTCCCTAGCCCGCCGTATGGGGCTGGATTTTTTCCCTGTCTGTTTTGAACTCTGTCCAGCTGATGTAATTTATACTTTTGGGGCTTATGGCATGCCCACTCGCTTTTCGCACTGGAGCTTCGGCAAGCATTTTCGTCGCTTAAAGATGCAATATGATTACAACTTAAGCCGTATTTATGAGCTGGTTATTAATTCTGATCCCTGTTATGCCTTTCTTTTGGAGGGGAATTCCCTGGTACAAAATAAATTAGTTATCGCCCATGTGTTCGGCCATAGTGATTTTTTTAAAAATAACTGCTACTTTAGTTACACTTCCCGGAAAATGGTAGAAACCATGGCTGTACATGCAGCCAAGATGCGGGAATATGAATTCAAATATGGCCGTCGGGAAGTGGAAATTTTTTTGGATGCAGCCATGGCGGTGCAAGAGCATATCGAACCGTTAGGCCCCTTAAGTAAATTAAACCGAGATGGTGAAGGAGAGGAGGAAGAGAAAACGGATCGAGAGTCTAATCGAGAGCCTACCAGACAAACACCTTACGATGATCTATGGGCTCTGGATCGGACGCCTGTGAAGCCCAAATACCAAGAAAGACCCAAGAAAATACCTCTCCGGCCCTGTAAAGATGTGATAGGCTTCATAATGCGCCACAGTTCTATCCTCGAAGACTGGCAGCGGGATATTTTAGCTATGTTAAGAGAGGAAATGCTTTATTTTTGGCCACAACTTCAAACCAAGATAATGAACGAAGGCTGGGCCACTTACTGGCATGTAAGGATAATGCGGGAGCTGGACCTGCCGGACGAAGAGGCGGTGGAATTTGCCCGGCTTAACGCTTTTGTTTTGCAGCCTGCCAAGATGCATATTAATCCCTACTACGTAGGGCTTAAGATTTTCGAAGATATTGAGCGCCGTTGGGATAATCTTACGGAAGAGGAGGAATATTGCGACCCAGGGCGGAAGAAAGGCCAGGGAAGGGAGAAAATTTTCGAAGTACGCTCTCTTGAGAACGATGTTTCCTTCCTGCGTAATTACCTCACTAAAGAACTGGTAGAAGAACTCGACCTCTACCTTTATGAAAGGGTGGGTAACGAATGGGTTGTGGTAGAGAAGGATTGGGAAAAGGTCCGCGACGGTTTGGTTTCCCGTTTGGTTAACTGTGGGTACCCCTATATAGTGGTGGAAGATGCTGACTACGACCGGCGGGGGGAACTATACCTTAAACACTGCTACGAGGGCCTTGAACTAGACATTCCCTATTTGGAGAAAACCCTGCAGCATGTATACCTTCTTTGGGGTCGGCCGGTACATCTGGAGACAGTGGTGGAAGGTAAGAAAACTATCTTTAGCTATGATGGCAAGAAGAACACCCGGCGGAGTTAAGGCTTAAGTTTCAGGATTTTTGTATGGGAAATATAGTATAGGAGGAAGGAAACCTGGCCTAAGTGTGGAACTACATTAATTACTTTTATGTTTTACTACTAGAGCGGAGGGCTAAACTAAAGTGTATTGGAACCAGAAATATGAATGCTTGCCACTGGAGAAATTACAGGAGCTACAACTGGAGAGGCTTAAGGCTACGGTGGAAAGGGTCTTTTATAACGTGCCCCACTACCGCCGGGCCTTCCAGGAGATAGGACTAGAACCGGGCGACATTCAAAGTCTAGAAGATTTAGCCAAGCTCCCCTTCACTACCAAAGACGATCTCCGAGAAAATTATCCCTTCGGAATGTTTGCGGTCCCCATGAGCGAAGTGGTGCGTCTTCACTCCTCATCAGGCACCACAGGGAAGCCCACCGTTGTGGGCTATACCCGGCGGGATATTGATGTATGGGCTGAGCTCATGGCTCGGGCCTTGGTATGTGGCGGGGCTACTAGGAACGATATAATCCATAACGCCTATGGATATGGACTTTTTACCGGCGGACTAGGTATCCATTACGGTGCTGAGCGTCTAGGTGCTTCCGTGATTCCTATCTCAGGGGGTAATACCAGGCGCCAGGTTATGATTATGAAGGATTTTGGCAGCACCGTCCTTACCTGTACCCCTTCTTACGCCCTGCACATAGCCGAAGTTATGGAGGAGATGGGGGTAAGCCCTGAAGAGCTCAAACTCCGGTGTGGTATTTTCGGCGCCGAGCCCTGGTCAGAGAATATGCGTAAAGAGATTGAACGTAGGCTAAAGATAAGCGCTGTGGATATTTATGGACTAAGCGAGGTCATAGGGCCAGGGGTGGCCATTGAATGTCAGGAGAAAAATGGCCTCCATATTTTTGGGGATCATTTCCTGGCTGAAGTAATAGATCCCGCCACAGGAGAGGTTTTGCCGCCTGGCCAGATGGGGGAGTTAGTCCTCACCTCTTTAACTAAAGAGGCCTTCCCCGTAATCAGGTACCGTACGCGGGACATTACCGCTATTTTACCTGGAGAATGCCCGTGTGGCCGTACGGGAGTACGCATAGCCCGTATTACCGGACGTACTGATGATATGCTTATTATCCGTGGTGTTAACGTATTTCCTTCTCAGGTGGAAAGTGTACTCCTCCAGATCGGCGGGACGGAGCCTCACTACCAGCTTATTGTAGATCGCGAAGGGAGTCTTGATACCCTAGAGGTACAGGTGGAGGTTTCCGAAAGCCTCTTTTCTGATAAAGTGCGTGGCTTGGAAGAATTAGAGAGGAGATTGCGCCTGGAGTTGGAGAGCACCTTGGGAATTAGTGTAAAAGTTACCCTGGTAGAGCCTAAGACTATAGCCCGGAGCGAAGGTAAGGCCAAGCGGGTCATTGACCGGAGAAAACTGTAAGAACAAATATTTTAAGTAGAGGGGGCTAGCCCATGAAGGTTAAACAATTATCGGTGTTTCTAGAGAACAAATCCGGCCGCCTGGCAGCTGTCACCCGGGTTCTGGCGGCCAGGGGCATTAATATCCGGGCCTTATCTATCGCCGATACCTCTGATTTTGGTATCTTACGCCTTATTGTTAATGATCCCCAGAGCGCTTACCAAGCCCTTAAAGAAGCAGGATTTACAGTGACCTTAACTGAAGTTATAGGCGTAGAGATGCCTGACCGGCCTGGCGCTTTAAGTTCTATTTTGGCTCACCTCGAGGAAGCCAAGATCAATATAGAATATTTGTATGCTTTCTTGGGTAAGGGGGATAACGGTGCCCTGGTAATCTTCCGGGTGGAGGATCTGGATAAGGCCATTGAAGTTCTAACTTCTAAAGGGGTAAAGATTTTAAACGAGGAGAAAATATATTCTCTATAAAAGGAGTGAACACATCTCATGGATAATCTTGCTCCCCAGTGTCGGGAGGCTATTCTAGAAATAAAGCCTTATGTTCCCGGCAAACCTATAGAAGAGGTCCAACGCGAATTAGGTATTCAAGATGTAGTTAAACTTGCTTCTAACGAAAACCCTTTAGGTCCTTCTCCAGAGGCTGTCCTGGCCCTGCGGGAGGCGGTGGAAAAGATCCACTTTTACCCTGATGGGACCTGCTATTACTTAAAAGAAGCCCTGGCGGCAAAACTAGGAGTAACCCCGGATAAACTTATCATAGGCAATGGTACTGACGAGATCCTTAAACTTCTGGCTGAAGCCTTCGTAAACCCTGGTGAGGAGATTGTAGTGGCTGATCCTACTTTTTCGGAATATGAATTTGCAGCCCAGGTTATGGGAGGAAGGGCTATAAAAGTACCCTGCCGGGATTTCCGCCACGATCTTACAGCTATGGCAGAGGCCATTACCTCCCGGACGCGCTTGGTATTTATATGTAACCCCAACAATCCAACGGGGACCATCGTTGAGCAGGATGAGCTGGACGCTTTCCTGGCCAAGGTTCCGACCAATGTTTTGGTAGTTATAGATGAAGCTTACAATGAATACGTTACCTCCCCTGCTTATCCCGATAGCCTGGCTTACGTCCGGTCTGGTCGGCCCAACGTTATCGTTTTACGTACTTTTTCAAAAATATATGGGCTGGCGGGTTTAAGGGTGGGGTATGGGATATCGCAGCCGGAAATAATCCACGCCTTAAACCGGGTGCGGGAACCTTTTAATGTCAATTTCTTAGCCCAGGTAGCAGCTACGGCTGCTCTAAAAGATGAGATCCACGTGGCCAAAAGCAGGGAAATAAACCGGGAGGGGAAGGAGTTTCTCTACCGGGAGCTAGAAGCCCTGGGTCTCCAATTTATCCCTACTGAAGCCAACTTTATTTTCGTAGACGTAGGCCGGGACAGCCGGGAAGTATTTAATCGGCTTTTGCGTAAAGGGGTCATTGTACGTACAGGGGATATTTTTGGTTACCCCACCTTCTTGCGTATTACTATAGGTACTCCCAGGCAGAATCAAAGGTTGATAGCCTCCCTGCGGGAGGTTCTATCTTGAAAGTAAAGAAGAATTTTAGTAATATATCCCTCCTTTCCCCGATATGAATGAAATAGCAGGGTTAAGAAAGGAGGGTACTTTTGTGTGGCGTATAGTAGGGCTTCTGGTGGTTATAGTTTTTCTTTTAAGTGGTTGCGGTTTAGCCAAAAACTTAAGCGGAAAAAAGGGATCCCAGATAGAGGTGCAGACCCCTCAGCAGGGGATAAGCCAACCTGAAAAACCTCAGCTCACAGAGACCCAGGAGACAAGAAAGGTGATCCTTTACTTTAGCGACCCTAGCGGGCAGAAGTTGGTAGCTGAAGAGAGGGTTATTCCCAAGGTAGAAGGTATAGCTCGGGCTACCATTGAGGAGCTTATTAAGGGCCCTGCACCAGGTTCTAAGTTACTTCCTACTATTCCTAAAGGTACAGTACTTAAAGATATAAATATCCGGCCGGATGGGTTAGCCCGGGTGGACTTTAGCAAGGAACTCATAACCAACCATAGCGGGGGTTCCCTAGGTGAAAGCCTCACCGTGTATTCCATTGTAAATACCCTCACTCAATTTCCTACTGTCAAACAAGTTCAGATCCTGGTGGAGGGCAAAGTAGTAGATACCATTGCTGGCCATGTAGATGTTTCTTCGGCCATGACCAGGAATGAAGCAATAATAAAGAAGTAGGTTGTTTAAAAGATAGGAGAGCTATCCTTGAGGTCTGGGCCTTTGAAAGGTTTGGCTCAGATCTTTATTTATTATTTAGTCCTTTTTCGCCAAATCTATTTCGCTACCAGTAAAGGCCATCTTCGCTTCCTTTCCGCTTTTACTCCCCTTATGCTCTACTTATAGCGAAGAGCTTTTCGGAAATACTATAAAATTTGCGTTAAAACATGCTAACGAAGCTTGGTAAAAAGCCGGGTAGTAGCAGCCTGCTGGGACGTGCGGCTGTGGGAGGCCTTATGTGCTATGGAGTTTGAAGTGGTTTTCGGAAGCAAGGCCTTGATTAAAATGGCAGAACGTTTTAGATACAGGAAGGGAGGAGAGTCGACATAAATGGCGAATTTAGTAGATTAATACCAGTTTTACCAAGGAGGAGAGAAGGGCTTTGCTTAAGATTCGACAGGGTAGCCGGGTCGCCCGTTTACCCTGGAGGCAGGGGGGGCTGGTTGTTTTTTGTTTATTGTTATGGTACATAGGCCTCGTAGGATTAGGAAACCAGCCCGCCCAAGCAGGTAACGAGGTTAAGGTTTATATAAACGGAAACTTGCTTACTCCAGCTGTGCCCCCTTATTTAGATGCTACTGGACGTACTATGATCCCTATCCGTGCTGTTATGGAATATATGGGTGCCCAGGTGGAGTGGAAAAACGAGGAGCAGAAGGTTATTATCCAGCGGTATGGTAATGTCCTGGAGTTGTGGATAGGTAAAAAGCAAGCGCGTTTAAATGGTAGACTCCTTGGGCTTGATACAGTACCTGTTTTAAAGCAGGATACTACTATGGTACCAGCACGGGTGGTGGCCGAGAGCTTTGGCGCTTTGGTAGAATGGGATGAGGCCTCCTTTAGTGTGTATATATGGCTACCGGAAAAGGTGGGCTTTGAGCAGGTCCGGGTTACAGGTAGTTATGTAAATATACGTAGTGGCCCAGGGCTCCATTATGAAGTTCAAACAGTAGTAGAAAAGGGTACGCTACTCCAGATCCTTGGGGGGGTAACGGGATGGTACCAGGTCCGGCTACCCAGCGGTGAAGTAGGGTGGATTTCTGCTAAATGGGTGGAACCCCTTACAGGATCTAAAGAGCCCCCTTCTGAAGGGGATCCTGGAGAGGGAGGGGTTACTCCTTCGGACCGTTCTTATGTAGCCGTAGTAGGGGATAACCCAGTTGCTGTTTTGGAAGGGCCTGGCCCTGTTTACCGGCAAGTAGCTGTAGCACCGGCCGGGGCAGAACTAAAGGTCAAGTCTCAGCAAAGCGGTTGGGTACAAGTAGAGTTAGATGGAGGGCGCCAGGGCTTTTTACCCCTTAGTTTGGTTACCTTAAAGCCTATAGAAAAAAGCTCCGAACCCGGCCAAGGTGGGGGCGCGTTGGTTATCACTGGGCTAGAAGTTATACCAGTGAACGAAGGATTGAAAGTTTGGGTACAGGCAACCCAGGCCTTTAAATATAATTCTTTCCTTTTATCTAATCCTACACGGTTAGTAGTTGATATCCCAGGAGCCCTTTTGGGAATCCCCCGGGATCGGTGGCAGGTGGAGGTGGGGAAGAACGGTATTAGTCGCCTCCGCTTAAGCCAATATACTAAAGATACAGTACGTTTAGTTTTCGATCTGGAAGTTCCATTAAAACTTACTAGTGAAACTGCTTTAGGCGGACAAGGCTTATTCTTTTACTTAAGCAAACCTTCACTTAAGGGAAGCAAGATAGTTCTAGACCCCGGGCATGGGACAGACCCCCAGGGACCAGATCCTGGGGCCATCGGACCTACTGGTGTAAAGGAGAAAGATGTAAACCTAGCCATAGCCCTAAAATTAGCTCAGCTGTTGCGGGCCGAGGGAGCCCGTGTGTATCTTACCCGAGAGGGGGAGAGTACCTCCTTTAGCTTAGCGGAACGCGCTTATTACGCCAATGATCTAAAGGCTGATGTATTTATCAGTATACATAGCAATTCCTCGTTAAATCCAGCGGTAGGCGGAACTGCAACCTACATTTATGCGCCTCCCGGGACCGAACTGGAAGAGCAGCGTGATGAACGGCTCCGCTTAGCTCGGTGTATACAGGAGTCCCTGGTGGCTGCTTTGGGCCTGCGAAACATTGGGATCCTAGAAGCTAACTTTTCAGTATTACGGAATACACAAATGCCTTCCGTTTTGGTGGAAGTGGCTTTTATTTCCAACCCTGAAGAGGAAAAACTTCTTAATGATCCTGCTTTCCAGGCCAAAGCGGCAGCTGGTATCCTGGAGGGCCTAAGGAGATATTTTAAGTAAGCGTAGACACCTTGCGCTCCCGAGCCTTCTTTGTTAGAATGGGCTTGCTGTGTATTCTTAAAAAGCCTGGTATATACATATAAATCTTAAGGGTAAATTTACAAGGACATTACCACCGGAGGGCTCTCCAGGGGAGATGAAGAAGGTGCTGCCAGAGCAGCCGGTAGGGGTATTCGATTCCGGTGTGGGCGGGTTGACCATCGCCCGTGAAATACTTCGCCAGCTTCCGGCAGAAACGATTATCTATTACGGGGATACTGCCCATGTACCCTATGGCTCTAAAACAATAGAACAGCTAAATATTTATGCTCAAGCCATTGTGGAGTTTTTAATAAAGCAGGGGGTTAAAGCCATCGTAGATGCCTGTAATACCACCTCAGCTGTAGCTCTCCCGTATTTAAAGCAAAAATATAATCTTCCCATTATAGGTGTTATTGAACCTGGGGTTAAGGAAGCCCTGGCTGTAACTCGCCAGGGTCGTATTGGTGTAATAGCGACCGAAGCTACTGTGGCCAGTGGTGTACATGAGCGATTGTTGAAATCCTTATCTCCAGGAGTTAGGGTTTACCTTCAGGCCTGCCCCCGTCTAGTCCCCCTAGTGGAGGCAGGTATTATAGAAGGAGAAGAGGCCAGAACTGCTGTCACTGAATATGTAGCCCCTCTGGTAAAGGAGGGAATTGACACATTAATTTTAGGCTGCACCCATTACCCTTTCCTGGCTCCGCTGATTCAGGAAGTCACCGGACCGGAAGTAGTCTTGGTGGATCCAGCAGCCAGTACAGTAAGGGAGTTAGCTGCTATCTTAAGGGAACAGGGTGGGTTACGTAGTTTTCACGGGTCTAAAAGCCATACTTTTTACGTGAGCGGCCCAACAGAAACTTTTCGTAACACGGCCCAAAAGTTGGTGGGCTGGCCTGAGTTACGGTCTGTACAACAGGTAAAACTAGTGGATTAGGTTTAAATAAATTTTAACAGAAAATGGCGGGTGGATTTTATGCTAAGGGCTGACGGTCGGGGACCGTGGGAACTGCGCCCGGTAAATATCCAGCGTCATTATTTAAAGTATGCTGAGGGTTCGGTATTAATCACTTTGGGGGACACCAAAGTGATCTGCAGCGCCAGCGTAGAAGAAAAAGTTCCTCCTTTTTTAAAAGGAACGGGTAAGGGTTGGATAACGGCGGAATATTCTTTGCTACCGCGTTCTACTAAGGAGAGGACGGTAAGAGAAGCAGCTAAAGGAAGACTTTCTGGCCGTACCCATGAGATCCAGCGCCTTATAGGCCGCTCTTTAAGGAGTGTAGTAGATCTGGAGGCTTTAGGAGAAAGGACTATTTGGATCGACTGCGATGTGGTGCAGGCCGATGGGGGGACTAGGACAGCAGCCATAACAGGTGGGTTTGTGGCTTTGGCCGATGCCCTTGCTAGTCTGGTAGAAGCGGGAACCTTGTCCCGGCTCCCCATTCGGGATTTCTTAGCTGCCACTAGCGTAGGTAAGGTGAACGGGCATATCTTGCTGGATCTCTCTTTTGAAGAGGATTCCACTGCTCAAGTAGATATGAATATTGTCATGACGGGGAAGGGGCAACTGGTAGAGGTTCAGGGTACAGGTGAGGGGGGAACCTTTTCCCGGATGGAAATGGAGCAAATGTTGGATCTAGCCTGGGAGGGGATCGCTAAACTTATAGCTATCCAAAGAGAGACTTTAGGACCGTTGGCTGAACGGGTAGGGAAGGACAGTGCTTAGAAAACTTGTGCTGGCCACTCGCAATCCGGGCAAGATAGAAGAATTTAAGGAGCTTTTACAACCCCTTAATTTAGAAATATGGTCGCTTAAGGATTTTCCCGGCTTAAAGCTTCCGCCTGAAACAGGGTGTACTTTTAAAGAAAACGCGGTACTTAAGGCTCGCTTTGTATCCAGTTTAACAGGGTTGCCTGCTTTGGGAGATGATTCGGGACTGGAAGTAGAAGCCCTGAGTGGAGCACCTGGGGTTTATTCTTCGCGTTTTGCAGGGGAGGGGGCTACGGATGCTCAAAATAATGAAAAGCTGTTAGGTCTTCTTAGGGGCTACCCAGAAGAAAAAAGACGGGCAAGGTTTCGTTGTGTGCTGGCTCTATGTACCCCAGAAGGTGATATTTATACTGGCGAGGGATGTTTAGAAGGAGTTATAACTACCGAAGCGCGGGGCACTTATGGGTTTGGTTATGATCCTTTATTTTTATTACCAGAGGTGGGTAAAACTTTAGGGGAGCTAGATCCAAAAGTAAAAAACACTTTAAGCCATCGAGCGCGGGCTCTACAGTCCCTTTGGCCTGCGCTACTTAGAGTTTTTGGCTTGTCGGCGGATGCGCACGGTTGACGATGGTGGGGGTTATAAGGTATAATGAATCTTGCTCCTGCGGGTGTAGCTCAATGGTAGAGCCCCAGCCTTCCAAGCTGGTTGCGCGGGTTCGATTCCCGTCACCCGCTCCACTTAAATTTGGGAAGCCGGGGTTAGTTTTACTACCTAAGTCGCCCCGGCGGGTTCTAGGAGCTAGAGGCTTCTAAAGAAGCGCCTGTAGCTCAGCTGGACAGAGCAGCGGCCTTCTAAGCCGCGAGCCGCAGGTTCGAGTCCTGCCAGGCGCGCCATGTTATAAGGTTAAAATAACCGTGGTGGGTGTAGCTCAGCTGGTTAGAGCACCAGGTTGTGGCCCTGGGGGTCATGGGTTCGAGTCCCTTCAC harbors:
- a CDS encoding DUF1614 domain-containing protein; the protein is MFFPMLWPLIFLFLFIPVLLASFFLNLAVFSFAKLGLSPLGALALLLASIVGSLINIPISRRRIYHQPWPENIFFFFFYYPPRVNYQLICINVGGAVIPILFSLYLLLTGRAPLGPASLATLVITVVSKALARVVPGLGISLPTFIPPIMAALAALLVAPHDAAPVAYVAGALGTLLGADILNLRALSRLQAQVVSIGGAGVFDGIFLVALAAALLS
- a CDS encoding SpoVR family protein, giving the protein MDKELAALEEAIEDIASLARRMGLDFFPVCFELCPADVIYTFGAYGMPTRFSHWSFGKHFRRLKMQYDYNLSRIYELVINSDPCYAFLLEGNSLVQNKLVIAHVFGHSDFFKNNCYFSYTSRKMVETMAVHAAKMREYEFKYGRREVEIFLDAAMAVQEHIEPLGPLSKLNRDGEGEEEEKTDRESNREPTRQTPYDDLWALDRTPVKPKYQERPKKIPLRPCKDVIGFIMRHSSILEDWQRDILAMLREEMLYFWPQLQTKIMNEGWATYWHVRIMRELDLPDEEAVEFARLNAFVLQPAKMHINPYYVGLKIFEDIERRWDNLTEEEEYCDPGRKKGQGREKIFEVRSLENDVSFLRNYLTKELVEELDLYLYERVGNEWVVVEKDWEKVRDGLVSRLVNCGYPYIVVEDADYDRRGELYLKHCYEGLELDIPYLEKTLQHVYLLWGRPVHLETVVEGKKTIFSYDGKKNTRRS
- a CDS encoding phenylacetate--CoA ligase family protein, yielding MYWNQKYECLPLEKLQELQLERLKATVERVFYNVPHYRRAFQEIGLEPGDIQSLEDLAKLPFTTKDDLRENYPFGMFAVPMSEVVRLHSSSGTTGKPTVVGYTRRDIDVWAELMARALVCGGATRNDIIHNAYGYGLFTGGLGIHYGAERLGASVIPISGGNTRRQVMIMKDFGSTVLTCTPSYALHIAEVMEEMGVSPEELKLRCGIFGAEPWSENMRKEIERRLKISAVDIYGLSEVIGPGVAIECQEKNGLHIFGDHFLAEVIDPATGEVLPPGQMGELVLTSLTKEAFPVIRYRTRDITAILPGECPCGRTGVRIARITGRTDDMLIIRGVNVFPSQVESVLLQIGGTEPHYQLIVDREGSLDTLEVQVEVSESLFSDKVRGLEELERRLRLELESTLGISVKVTLVEPKTIARSEGKAKRVIDRRKL
- a CDS encoding ACT domain-containing protein; translation: MKVKQLSVFLENKSGRLAAVTRVLAARGINIRALSIADTSDFGILRLIVNDPQSAYQALKEAGFTVTLTEVIGVEMPDRPGALSSILAHLEEAKINIEYLYAFLGKGDNGALVIFRVEDLDKAIEVLTSKGVKILNEEKIYSL
- the hisC gene encoding histidinol-phosphate transaminase, coding for MDNLAPQCREAILEIKPYVPGKPIEEVQRELGIQDVVKLASNENPLGPSPEAVLALREAVEKIHFYPDGTCYYLKEALAAKLGVTPDKLIIGNGTDEILKLLAEAFVNPGEEIVVADPTFSEYEFAAQVMGGRAIKVPCRDFRHDLTAMAEAITSRTRLVFICNPNNPTGTIVEQDELDAFLAKVPTNVLVVIDEAYNEYVTSPAYPDSLAYVRSGRPNVIVLRTFSKIYGLAGLRVGYGISQPEIIHALNRVREPFNVNFLAQVAATAALKDEIHVAKSREINREGKEFLYRELEALGLQFIPTEANFIFVDVGRDSREVFNRLLRKGVIVRTGDIFGYPTFLRITIGTPRQNQRLIASLREVLS
- a CDS encoding GerMN domain-containing protein; protein product: MWRIVGLLVVIVFLLSGCGLAKNLSGKKGSQIEVQTPQQGISQPEKPQLTETQETRKVILYFSDPSGQKLVAEERVIPKVEGIARATIEELIKGPAPGSKLLPTIPKGTVLKDINIRPDGLARVDFSKELITNHSGGSLGESLTVYSIVNTLTQFPTVKQVQILVEGKVVDTIAGHVDVSSAMTRNEAIIKK
- a CDS encoding N-acetylmuramoyl-L-alanine amidase — protein: MLKIRQGSRVARLPWRQGGLVVFCLLLWYIGLVGLGNQPAQAGNEVKVYINGNLLTPAVPPYLDATGRTMIPIRAVMEYMGAQVEWKNEEQKVIIQRYGNVLELWIGKKQARLNGRLLGLDTVPVLKQDTTMVPARVVAESFGALVEWDEASFSVYIWLPEKVGFEQVRVTGSYVNIRSGPGLHYEVQTVVEKGTLLQILGGVTGWYQVRLPSGEVGWISAKWVEPLTGSKEPPSEGDPGEGGVTPSDRSYVAVVGDNPVAVLEGPGPVYRQVAVAPAGAELKVKSQQSGWVQVELDGGRQGFLPLSLVTLKPIEKSSEPGQGGGALVITGLEVIPVNEGLKVWVQATQAFKYNSFLLSNPTRLVVDIPGALLGIPRDRWQVEVGKNGISRLRLSQYTKDTVRLVFDLEVPLKLTSETALGGQGLFFYLSKPSLKGSKIVLDPGHGTDPQGPDPGAIGPTGVKEKDVNLAIALKLAQLLRAEGARVYLTREGESTSFSLAERAYYANDLKADVFISIHSNSSLNPAVGGTATYIYAPPGTELEEQRDERLRLARCIQESLVAALGLRNIGILEANFSVLRNTQMPSVLVEVAFISNPEEEKLLNDPAFQAKAAAGILEGLRRYFK
- the murI gene encoding glutamate racemase; protein product: MKKVLPEQPVGVFDSGVGGLTIAREILRQLPAETIIYYGDTAHVPYGSKTIEQLNIYAQAIVEFLIKQGVKAIVDACNTTSAVALPYLKQKYNLPIIGVIEPGVKEALAVTRQGRIGVIATEATVASGVHERLLKSLSPGVRVYLQACPRLVPLVEAGIIEGEEARTAVTEYVAPLVKEGIDTLILGCTHYPFLAPLIQEVTGPEVVLVDPAASTVRELAAILREQGGLRSFHGSKSHTFYVSGPTETFRNTAQKLVGWPELRSVQQVKLVD
- the rph gene encoding ribonuclease PH, with the protein product MLRADGRGPWELRPVNIQRHYLKYAEGSVLITLGDTKVICSASVEEKVPPFLKGTGKGWITAEYSLLPRSTKERTVREAAKGRLSGRTHEIQRLIGRSLRSVVDLEALGERTIWIDCDVVQADGGTRTAAITGGFVALADALASLVEAGTLSRLPIRDFLAATSVGKVNGHILLDLSFEEDSTAQVDMNIVMTGKGQLVEVQGTGEGGTFSRMEMEQMLDLAWEGIAKLIAIQRETLGPLAERVGKDSA
- a CDS encoding XTP/dITP diphosphatase codes for the protein MLRKLVLATRNPGKIEEFKELLQPLNLEIWSLKDFPGLKLPPETGCTFKENAVLKARFVSSLTGLPALGDDSGLEVEALSGAPGVYSSRFAGEGATDAQNNEKLLGLLRGYPEEKRRARFRCVLALCTPEGDIYTGEGCLEGVITTEARGTYGFGYDPLFLLPEVGKTLGELDPKVKNTLSHRARALQSLWPALLRVFGLSADAHG